A region from the Pararge aegeria chromosome Z, ilParAegt1.1, whole genome shotgun sequence genome encodes:
- the LOC120636629 gene encoding chromatin complexes subunit BAP18-like: protein MTMMLHPMADTQPGGKWTDDEIDMLRSSVHRFAVDLNKLRHHIKSRTVSQIRSTLKKKAFEDAGIPVRQVSSIAPRIGKPATQVVPPLSIIQGVLRTNAEVTLNMLNATENEVDISISTSF, encoded by the exons ATGACTATGATGCTACATCCTATGGCAGATACTCAGCCTGG tggaAAATGGACAGATGACGAGATTGACATGCTTCGGTCGTCTGTTCATCGGTTTGCTGTTGACCTTAACAAACTCCGTCACCACATAAAGAGCAGGACAGT TTCACAAATACGTTCAACACTAAAGAAAAAGGCATTCGAAGACGCAGGTATACCAGTAAGGCAGGTAAGCAGCATCGCGCCAAGGATCGGGAAGCCTGCGACCCAGGTAGTTCCACCACTGAGCATCATCCAAGGAGTGTTAAGAACTAATGCCGAG gtGACATTAAACATGTTGAATGCGACGGAAAACGAAgttgatatttcaatatcaaCTTCGTTTTGA